One genomic window of Blastocatellia bacterium includes the following:
- a CDS encoding alpha/beta hydrolase — translation MLLNTENGPLYFETVGSGPPLVFSSGWAMTAECWRPTAALLGGRYRCLLYDARGVGRSQPVALDARFELKDHADDLHRILEAAQVFDAVLVGHDVGALVAAQLAAMHPQDARAMVVVSPRPGLPEDDVKNLGLFTPAQLALRELAAFPLIRNIVTRRFYRAPRPWRDRLSSDFAALSPRAAYETALAASSFEAIATLERAVGESAAPALFVCGEKDKKGTAEARRLFALSKAGKLATLRGCGFLPMLEYPKQFAKLIDDFAAIAAVASPRALSHR, via the coding sequence ATGCTGCTGAATACAGAGAACGGGCCATTATATTTTGAAACGGTCGGCAGCGGGCCGCCGCTTGTTTTCTCAAGCGGCTGGGCGATGACGGCGGAATGCTGGCGGCCCACGGCGGCGCTGCTCGGCGGACGCTATCGCTGCTTGCTCTACGACGCGCGCGGTGTCGGGCGGTCGCAGCCTGTCGCGCTCGACGCTCGCTTTGAACTCAAAGATCACGCAGACGATCTGCACCGCATCCTTGAAGCCGCGCAGGTCTTTGACGCGGTGTTGGTCGGCCACGACGTCGGCGCGCTCGTCGCCGCCCAGCTTGCCGCGATGCACCCGCAAGACGCCCGCGCGATGGTTGTCGTCAGTCCGCGCCCCGGCCTGCCCGAAGACGATGTGAAGAATCTCGGCTTGTTTACGCCCGCTCAACTGGCGCTGCGCGAGCTGGCGGCTTTCCCGCTGATTCGCAACATCGTGACGCGCCGCTTCTATCGCGCCCCGCGCCCCTGGCGTGATCGTCTGTCGAGCGATTTTGCTGCGCTCAGCCCGCGCGCGGCTTACGAAACGGCGCTCGCCGCTTCGTCGTTCGAGGCGATTGCCACGCTTGAGCGCGCCGTTGGCGAGAGCGCCGCGCCGGCGCTGTTCGTTTGCGGCGAAAAAGATAAAAAGGGAACTGCCGAAGCACGCCGTCTGTTTGCGCTGTCGAAGGCAGGGAAGCTGGCCACCTTGCGCGGCTGCGGCTTTTTGCCGATGCTGGAATATCCCAAACAGTTTGCTAAACTGATTGACGATTTCGCGGCGATTGCGGCGGTCGCGTCGCCGCGCGCCCTATCGCATAGGTGA
- the amrA gene encoding AmmeMemoRadiSam system protein A, translating into MSDLTPQELARRAVEAFIRDGQVLETPEGMTGVLVERAGVFVTLRMRSGELRGCIGTIQPTSENVASEIIANAISAATRDPRFLPVRPDELSDLTYGVDVLSLPEPVSGIEDLDPSQYGVIIETLDGRRRGLLLPRIAGIDSAQEQWQAVHMKAGIRPDQPVRVERFTVTRFGKD; encoded by the coding sequence ATGAGCGATCTCACACCGCAGGAACTGGCACGCCGGGCCGTCGAAGCGTTCATCCGCGACGGCCAGGTCTTAGAGACGCCGGAAGGAATGACGGGCGTGCTGGTCGAGCGCGCCGGGGTGTTTGTCACCCTAAGGATGCGCAGCGGCGAGCTGCGCGGCTGCATCGGCACGATTCAGCCAACCAGTGAAAATGTCGCCTCTGAAATCATCGCGAACGCCATTAGCGCGGCGACCCGCGACCCGCGCTTCTTGCCGGTGAGGCCGGATGAGTTGAGCGACCTGACCTACGGCGTTGACGTGCTGTCGCTCCCAGAGCCGGTGAGCGGCATCGAAGACCTCGACCCCTCGCAGTACGGCGTCATCATCGAAACCCTCGATGGCCGCCGGCGCGGGTTGTTATTGCCGCGCATCGCCGGCATCGATTCGGCGCAGGAGCAGTGGCAAGCGGTTCACATGAAAGCCGGCATTCGCCCCGACCAGCCGGTGCGCGTCGAACGTTTCACGGTCACGCGCTTCGGCAAGGACTAG
- a CDS encoding peroxidase → MTDLNLSEIQGVILRGYKHQPYSKYLFLEVEDTDRAKVWLSGIIAEVTTSEQWPKGTPRPRTSLNIAFSYAGLEQFGYEDKKNTFSREFKEGMGEENRARVLGDTRESHPDKWELGGTLGPLAKDHLHILLMLYANDRAAMDEIAARQHQHLEQVGGVTLLYEQDCFINERNEEPFGFRDGLSQPAVEGYSKRAPTDDAEGSGEEAIKAGEFILGYANAYGQLPITPTVPVASDPKSILPFVPPDPDQPDQPVSDDVKDFGQNGTYMVYRKLQQDVAAFWNFMNQQGGSFEGGQKLAAKFMGRWPSGTPLVMCPEKDDPAIAADVSKLNAFKFHQEDPHGYRCPVGSHIRRSNPRDSLDPNPEESLIVANRHRIIRRGRPYGISDDPKAPQTGAPQGIIFIALNASIKRQFEFVQQTWVDDQKFDGLYDNKDGVTGDNDDMTVMVIQAQPVRRRIRNVPRFVQVKGGGYFFLPSITALKYLAAGM, encoded by the coding sequence ATGACGGATTTGAACCTGAGCGAAATTCAAGGAGTCATTCTCCGCGGCTACAAGCATCAGCCCTACTCGAAATACCTTTTCCTCGAGGTCGAAGATACGGATAGGGCAAAGGTGTGGCTGAGCGGCATCATCGCCGAGGTGACGACCTCCGAGCAATGGCCAAAGGGGACGCCGAGGCCCAGGACCAGCTTGAACATTGCTTTCAGCTATGCCGGGCTTGAACAGTTCGGCTACGAGGACAAGAAGAACACCTTCTCCAGGGAATTCAAAGAGGGCATGGGCGAAGAGAATCGTGCCCGCGTGCTTGGCGACACCCGCGAAAGCCATCCCGACAAATGGGAGTTGGGTGGCACGCTTGGGCCGCTTGCCAAAGATCATCTGCACATCCTGTTGATGCTCTATGCCAACGACCGGGCGGCGATGGACGAGATTGCCGCGCGACAGCATCAACATCTGGAGCAGGTGGGCGGCGTGACCTTGCTATACGAGCAAGACTGTTTTATCAACGAGAGGAACGAGGAGCCGTTCGGATTTCGTGACGGGCTGTCGCAGCCCGCGGTTGAGGGCTACAGCAAACGAGCGCCTACGGACGACGCGGAGGGCAGCGGCGAAGAAGCCATCAAGGCCGGCGAGTTCATTCTCGGCTACGCGAACGCCTATGGCCAGTTGCCCATCACGCCGACCGTGCCGGTTGCCAGCGACCCAAAGAGCATCCTGCCTTTCGTGCCGCCCGACCCCGATCAGCCCGACCAGCCGGTCAGCGACGATGTCAAAGACTTCGGCCAGAATGGCACCTACATGGTCTATCGCAAGCTGCAACAGGACGTCGCGGCCTTCTGGAATTTCATGAACCAGCAAGGCGGCAGCTTCGAGGGCGGGCAGAAGCTGGCGGCGAAATTCATGGGGCGCTGGCCGAGCGGCACTCCCCTGGTCATGTGTCCTGAGAAAGATGACCCGGCGATTGCCGCAGATGTCAGTAAGCTAAACGCCTTCAAATTTCATCAGGAAGACCCGCACGGTTACCGCTGCCCGGTCGGCTCGCACATTCGCCGCTCGAACCCGCGCGATTCGTTGGACCCGAACCCGGAAGAATCCTTAATCGTCGCCAACCGCCACCGGATCATCCGCAGGGGCCGACCCTATGGCATATCGGACGACCCGAAGGCTCCTCAGACCGGAGCGCCGCAGGGCATCATCTTCATCGCGCTCAATGCCAGCATCAAACGGCAGTTCGAGTTCGTGCAGCAGACCTGGGTGGACGATCAGAAATTCGACGGCCTCTACGATAATAAAGACGGCGTCACCGGCGACAATGACGATATGACGGTCATGGTCATCCAGGCGCAACCGGTTCGCCGGCGCATTCGCAACGTGCCGCGCTTTGTGCAGGTCAAGGGCGGCGGCTACTTCTTTTTGCCGAGCATCACGGCGCTGAAATATCTGGCCGCAGGGATGTGA
- a CDS encoding LptE family protein — MFKPILFAIMLALVFDVCGYKRAGQGRSLPANVKTIAVPVFQNSSLKYRVEQRFTQAVIDEILKRARGIRITQNPDDADAVLSGDIRGFRAAGSLLDDRGRTRLWDVRIITAVTLRDQRTRKILYQDQRLDFNGEYELSDDPQSFFNEENPAVDRIAREFAQALVSSILEGL, encoded by the coding sequence ATGTTCAAGCCGATTCTGTTTGCCATCATGCTGGCGCTGGTCTTCGACGTGTGCGGCTATAAGCGTGCGGGCCAGGGCCGCAGCCTGCCGGCCAACGTCAAGACGATTGCCGTGCCCGTCTTTCAAAACTCCAGCCTCAAGTACCGCGTCGAGCAGCGGTTCACGCAGGCCGTCATAGACGAAATTCTCAAACGCGCCCGCGGCATTCGCATCACGCAAAACCCCGACGACGCCGACGCGGTGCTGAGCGGCGACATTCGTGGCTTTCGCGCCGCCGGCTCTTTGCTTGACGACCGAGGCCGCACGCGCTTGTGGGACGTGCGCATCATCACCGCCGTGACCTTGCGCGATCAGCGCACGCGCAAAATTCTCTATCAGGATCAACGCCTCGATTTCAACGGCGAGTATGAGCTGTCGGACGATCCGCAGAGCTTCTTCAACGAAGAGAACCCGGCGGTCGACCGCATCGCCAGAGAGTTCGCGCAGGCGCTGGTTTCGTCCATCCTGGAAGGACTGTGA
- the metK gene encoding methionine adenosyltransferase, which produces MSTNKRLFTSESVTEGHPDKIADQISDGVLDAILSKDPYGRVACETLLTTGLVVVAGEITTEAWVDIPKIVRETVRDIGYTRAKYGFDCETCGVITAIDTQSPDIAMGVDTGGAGDQGMMFGYASNETAELMPLPIMLAHKLTRRLSDVRKEGLMDYLRPDGKSQVTVEYENHKPVRVNAVVVSSQHSESVSNEQLHDEVIHHVIKSVVPEEMLDADTKFFINPTGRFVVGGPQGDTGLTGRKIIVDTYGGAGAHGGGAFSGKDPTKVDRSASYMARYVAKNLVAAGLAERCEVQLAYAIGVAEPVSVLIDTRGTGRIDEEKLSQIVRDHFKLTPAGIIETLNLRRPIFKKTAAYGHFGRSEPEFTWERTDKAEALRRAANL; this is translated from the coding sequence GTGAGCACGAATAAACGCTTGTTTACGTCGGAGTCTGTGACCGAGGGGCATCCCGATAAGATTGCCGATCAGATTTCCGACGGTGTGTTGGACGCTATTTTAAGCAAAGATCCGTATGGCCGCGTCGCCTGCGAAACCTTGCTGACCACCGGCCTGGTCGTCGTCGCCGGCGAGATCACCACCGAAGCCTGGGTCGACATCCCGAAGATCGTCCGCGAGACCGTCCGCGATATCGGCTACACCCGCGCCAAGTACGGCTTCGATTGCGAGACCTGCGGCGTCATCACGGCGATTGACACGCAGTCGCCCGACATCGCCATGGGCGTAGACACCGGCGGCGCCGGCGACCAGGGCATGATGTTCGGCTACGCCTCCAACGAAACCGCGGAGCTGATGCCGCTGCCGATCATGCTGGCGCATAAGCTGACGCGCCGCCTGTCGGACGTGCGCAAGGAAGGCTTGATGGATTACCTGCGGCCCGACGGCAAATCGCAGGTGACGGTCGAATACGAGAACCACAAGCCTGTGCGCGTCAACGCCGTGGTCGTTTCCTCTCAGCACTCCGAATCGGTTTCCAACGAACAGCTTCACGACGAAGTCATCCATCATGTCATCAAGTCGGTAGTGCCGGAAGAGATGCTCGACGCCGACACGAAATTCTTCATCAACCCGACGGGCCGCTTCGTCGTTGGCGGACCGCAGGGCGACACGGGACTGACGGGCCGCAAGATCATCGTTGACACCTACGGCGGCGCCGGCGCGCACGGCGGCGGCGCGTTTTCGGGCAAAGACCCGACGAAGGTTGACCGCTCGGCCAGCTACATGGCGCGCTACGTCGCCAAGAACCTGGTCGCCGCAGGTCTTGCCGAGCGCTGCGAAGTGCAGCTCGCCTACGCCATTGGTGTCGCCGAGCCGGTGAGCGTGCTGATTGACACTCGCGGCACGGGTCGCATCGATGAAGAGAAGCTGTCGCAGATCGTCCGCGACCACTTCAAGCTGACGCCCGCGGGCATCATCGAAACGCTCAACTTGCGCCGCCCGATCTTCAAGAAGACCGCGGCCTATGGCCACTTCGGCCGCTCAGAGCCGGAGTTTACCTGGGAGCGCACAGACAAGGCCGAGGCCCTGCGCCGCGCCGCCAATCTGTGA
- a CDS encoding cytochrome P450: MFNRILAAIKAFFAALFAKEDARLHRLWAAALPADARLEKDLSNLKEHAVANLQRWLANPEVLRTLFAGLREHKPIVLVRGFAIVTRHADVTEVLAQDEHFTVRQIYAAKMERTSGSFFLGMDRGEQYSREHGLLRQATRPADDLPRIASFVSTRADQLIEAARPDGKIEVVNGLFRLVATRLVADYFGVPGPNEATQMNWHRAIFRDIFLNLNNDPQVTASADTAARQMNDYMDELIARRKAELAAGQNGRDDFLTRLLRMQSQTEPAIDDAWIRRNVGGTILGAIETTSKAATQALDQLLSRPEQLQASQQAARAGDDRLLSAYVFEALRFNPHNPIIIRHCDKPYTLARGSRYEATIPEGTLVFAGTVAAMFDPEAFPAPDEFRSNRPTEPFLHFGYGMHTCFGEYINRVQLPVALQRLLRLKSIRRAAGDAGRLQFDGPFPNRLVVEFEP; this comes from the coding sequence ATGTTCAATCGAATCCTGGCAGCGATCAAGGCGTTCTTTGCGGCGCTCTTTGCCAAAGAAGATGCGCGCCTTCACCGGTTGTGGGCCGCTGCGCTGCCGGCAGACGCGCGCCTCGAAAAAGATTTAAGCAACCTGAAAGAACATGCCGTGGCGAACCTGCAACGCTGGCTGGCCAATCCCGAAGTGCTGCGGACGCTCTTTGCCGGCTTGCGCGAGCATAAGCCCATCGTGCTGGTTCGCGGCTTTGCGATTGTTACACGGCATGCGGATGTGACCGAGGTGCTGGCGCAAGACGAGCATTTCACTGTCCGGCAAATCTACGCCGCAAAGATGGAGCGCACTAGCGGGTCTTTTTTTCTCGGCATGGATCGCGGCGAGCAGTACAGCCGCGAGCATGGCTTGCTCAGACAGGCGACACGCCCCGCGGATGACCTGCCGCGCATCGCCAGCTTCGTCAGCACCCGCGCCGATCAACTGATCGAAGCGGCGCGGCCCGATGGCAAAATCGAAGTCGTCAACGGCTTATTCAGGCTGGTGGCGACGCGGCTGGTCGCGGACTATTTCGGCGTCCCCGGTCCCAACGAAGCCACTCAGATGAACTGGCACCGGGCGATCTTCCGTGACATCTTCCTGAATCTGAACAATGATCCGCAGGTCACGGCGAGCGCCGACACTGCTGCCCGGCAGATGAACGATTACATGGATGAGTTGATCGCCCGGCGAAAAGCCGAGTTGGCCGCCGGTCAGAACGGACGTGACGACTTCCTGACCCGCCTGCTGCGCATGCAGAGCCAGACGGAGCCCGCCATTGATGACGCGTGGATTCGCCGCAACGTCGGCGGCACAATTCTCGGCGCGATTGAAACGACTTCAAAAGCGGCAACCCAGGCGCTCGATCAGCTCTTGAGTCGCCCGGAGCAGTTGCAAGCCAGTCAACAGGCCGCCCGCGCTGGTGATGACCGCTTGCTGTCGGCCTATGTGTTCGAAGCCTTGCGCTTCAATCCGCACAATCCGATCATCATACGCCATTGTGACAAGCCTTATACGCTGGCAAGGGGCAGCCGCTACGAAGCGACCATCCCGGAAGGCACACTGGTCTTTGCCGGCACGGTGGCGGCCATGTTCGACCCTGAAGCGTTCCCTGCCCCTGATGAGTTCCGCAGCAATCGCCCAACCGAACCATTCCTGCACTTCGGCTATGGCATGCACACCTGTTTCGGCGAATACATCAACCGCGTTCAACTGCCGGTCGCTTTGCAACGCTTGTTGCGCCTGAAGTCAATCAGGCGGGCGGCGGGCGACGCGGGGCGGCTACAGTTTGACGGGCCTTTCCCCAACCGGCTGGTGGTTGAGTTCGAGCCCTAG
- a CDS encoding DUF2752 domain-containing protein, with product MQASEPKTEEATPSVTPHDDDATSDREPSRPLAWLALVVLAGVFIVSVIYHPSEGNYFTICGFKNATGLPCPGCGLTHSFCAFGKGHWLAAFEWNLLGPPLFLLLALVWARAVCVLLNRQRFPRAFDLFAERFRLIRYTAFAFAVFGVGRIVYILIADPGSLRHAALSELWTRLFS from the coding sequence ATGCAGGCGAGCGAGCCGAAAACCGAAGAAGCCACACCGTCGGTGACCCCGCACGACGATGACGCGACAAGCGACCGCGAGCCCTCAAGGCCGCTCGCCTGGCTGGCGCTCGTGGTGCTTGCCGGCGTCTTCATCGTCAGCGTCATCTATCACCCGTCAGAAGGGAATTACTTCACGATCTGCGGCTTCAAGAACGCGACCGGCTTGCCGTGTCCGGGCTGCGGGTTGACGCATTCGTTCTGCGCCTTTGGCAAAGGCCATTGGCTTGCGGCTTTTGAATGGAACCTGCTCGGCCCGCCGCTTTTTTTATTATTGGCGCTCGTCTGGGCGCGGGCCGTTTGCGTTCTGCTGAACCGGCAACGATTCCCGCGCGCCTTCGATTTGTTCGCCGAGCGCTTTCGGCTGATACGCTATACGGCTTTTGCTTTCGCGGTCTTCGGCGTTGGGCGGATCGTCTACATCCTGATCGCAGACCCCGGCAGCCTGCGCCATGCGGCGCTTTCAGAGCTGTGGACGCGCTTGTTCTCTTGA
- the amrB gene encoding AmmeMemoRadiSam system protein B — protein MADSLVFAGIAPHPPLLVPEVGGHRIARVNDSQQAMRDFAKRLLATRPETVVVISPHSPLDPHSFTARAEVELQGDFRDFAAPHVRLAFPNDLELLDAVERSATSAGVSFARLGRDQRLDHGALVPLYYLHEAGWRGRVVVFGFTLQDNQKHLAFGRAITQAAASINRRVALVASGDLSHRLIVGGPYPFEPTAHLFDEQIVEAIATGDAAQVVGIDEDLRTRAGECGYRSIIIALGGVDERPRNHEVLSYEGPFGVGYMVAVLFDANRE, from the coding sequence ATGGCTGACTCACTTGTCTTTGCCGGCATTGCCCCCCACCCGCCGCTGCTGGTGCCCGAAGTCGGAGGCCATCGCATCGCGCGGGTCAATGATTCGCAACAAGCCATGCGCGACTTCGCAAAACGCTTGCTCGCCACGCGGCCTGAAACCGTTGTCGTCATCTCGCCGCATTCGCCGCTCGACCCGCATAGCTTCACGGCGCGCGCCGAGGTCGAGCTGCAAGGCGACTTCCGCGACTTCGCCGCGCCGCACGTGCGGCTCGCTTTTCCGAACGACCTTGAGCTGCTCGACGCCGTCGAGCGCAGCGCCACCAGTGCGGGTGTCAGTTTCGCGCGGCTCGGGCGCGACCAGCGACTCGATCACGGCGCGCTGGTGCCGCTTTACTATCTGCACGAAGCCGGCTGGCGCGGCCGCGTTGTCGTCTTCGGCTTTACCCTGCAAGACAACCAGAAACATCTAGCCTTCGGTCGCGCCATCACGCAGGCCGCCGCTTCGATTAACCGCCGCGTGGCGCTGGTTGCCAGCGGTGATCTGAGCCACCGTTTGATCGTCGGCGGCCCTTACCCCTTCGAGCCGACGGCGCACCTGTTTGACGAGCAGATCGTCGAAGCCATCGCCACAGGCGATGCGGCCCAGGTCGTCGGCATAGACGAAGACTTACGGACGCGCGCCGGCGAGTGTGGCTATCGCTCGATCATTATCGCGCTCGGCGGCGTCGATGAGCGCCCACGCAACCATGAAGTGCTGAGCTATGAAGGCCCGTTCGGCGTCGGCTATATGGTCGCCGTGTTGTTTGACGCGAATCGGGAATAA
- a CDS encoding family 1 encapsulin nanocompartment shell protein: MPIFAHEENPLNDQEWENIKSVVINVARRRLIGRRIVDLHGPLGPGVQTIVHDHFAGTTMGRIGLLGEEEDDPVRSVRRESGIIPIIYKDFILHWRDIETARQTGAPLDVAAAGAAAAFCADAEDDLIFNGNQEMGYEGLMVVEGRQVITRRDWTQAGNPFQDVVDATQTLVERGFYGPYAMVVSPRLYTQMHQVHPGTGTLEIEHIRQLVTDGVYQSPLIRDGFGLIVSTGAANFDLAVAQDLTVAYLGAEHMNHPFRVFESVYLRIKRHSSICTLEPGATETRPTRKRG, encoded by the coding sequence ATGCCCATCTTTGCACACGAAGAGAACCCGCTCAACGATCAGGAATGGGAGAACATTAAATCCGTAGTCATTAACGTCGCCCGCCGCCGCCTGATCGGTCGCCGCATCGTCGACCTGCACGGGCCGCTCGGCCCCGGCGTGCAGACCATCGTCCACGATCACTTCGCCGGCACGACCATGGGTCGCATCGGCCTGCTCGGCGAAGAAGAAGATGACCCGGTGCGCTCTGTGCGGCGCGAGAGCGGCATCATCCCGATCATCTACAAAGATTTCATTCTCCACTGGCGCGACATCGAAACCGCGCGGCAGACCGGCGCGCCGCTCGACGTGGCGGCGGCGGGGGCAGCCGCAGCGTTTTGCGCCGACGCCGAAGACGACCTGATCTTTAACGGCAACCAGGAGATGGGCTACGAAGGCCTGATGGTTGTCGAAGGCCGGCAGGTCATCACGCGGCGCGACTGGACGCAGGCGGGCAACCCGTTTCAAGACGTGGTGGACGCGACGCAGACGCTCGTCGAGCGCGGCTTTTATGGGCCTTACGCCATGGTCGTCAGCCCGCGCCTCTACACGCAAATGCATCAGGTGCATCCCGGCACCGGCACGCTTGAGATCGAGCATATCCGTCAACTGGTCACCGACGGCGTGTATCAATCGCCGCTCATCCGCGATGGCTTTGGGCTGATTGTCTCGACCGGCGCGGCGAACTTCGACCTGGCGGTGGCGCAGGATTTGACCGTCGCTTATCTCGGCGCCGAGCACATGAACCATCCCTTCCGCGTCTTCGAGTCGGTCTATCTGCGCATCAAGCGGCACAGCTCGATCTGCACACTCGAACCCGGTGCGACGGAGACCAGGCCGACGCGCAAGCGCGGATGA
- the holA gene encoding DNA polymerase III subunit delta: protein MSRRSPKKKLDGLSFDDLRRQVKAGQIEPLYAFLGEESYYHDHALRLLANTLDEGGRLFNYSVIAIGSDLSPGRKATAWSLIETANMTPMMAARRIVVARDFDKIKEDEIELVLDYLKRPSPTTTLVFQAASLDQRRKLTAALMKTCTLVVFERLSEEKAKRWVEEFLRRRGFLIEPMALGHLIGLAGTHLMRLVNELEKLMSYAGGGTITDPMITDLVPRAREHSSWELWDAIIERQRVRALRLMERLLEDGGEPLVILGALAGLYRRMLAAKELMARQAPTEEINRATGRFGRNAELFNGRVLRTSREEIVHGLRRIAQTDNAIKNSEATPRLQMQYLIAELTLPESARWGIFGF, encoded by the coding sequence GTGAGCCGGAGATCGCCCAAAAAGAAACTTGATGGCCTGAGCTTCGACGATCTGCGCCGGCAGGTCAAGGCGGGGCAGATCGAGCCGCTCTACGCCTTCCTCGGCGAAGAGAGCTACTATCACGACCACGCGCTGCGGTTGCTGGCGAACACGCTCGACGAAGGCGGACGGCTGTTCAACTATTCGGTGATCGCCATCGGCAGCGACCTGAGTCCCGGCAGAAAAGCGACCGCATGGTCGCTCATCGAAACGGCCAACATGACGCCGATGATGGCCGCGCGGCGCATCGTCGTGGCGCGCGATTTCGACAAGATCAAAGAAGATGAGATCGAGCTGGTGCTCGATTATTTGAAGCGCCCGTCGCCGACGACGACGCTGGTCTTTCAGGCCGCCTCGCTCGACCAGCGGCGCAAGCTGACGGCGGCGCTGATGAAGACCTGCACGCTGGTGGTCTTTGAGCGGTTGTCGGAAGAGAAGGCGAAGCGCTGGGTCGAAGAATTCCTGCGGCGGCGCGGCTTTTTGATTGAGCCGATGGCGCTCGGCCACCTGATCGGCCTGGCCGGCACGCACCTGATGCGGCTGGTCAACGAGCTTGAAAAACTGATGAGCTATGCCGGCGGCGGCACCATCACCGACCCGATGATTACCGATCTGGTGCCGCGCGCCCGCGAGCACAGCAGTTGGGAGCTGTGGGACGCCATCATCGAGCGCCAGCGCGTGCGCGCCCTCAGACTGATGGAGCGATTGCTCGAAGACGGCGGCGAGCCGCTGGTCATCCTCGGGGCGCTCGCCGGCTTATATCGCCGAATGCTGGCGGCCAAAGAGCTGATGGCCCGCCAGGCGCCGACCGAAGAGATTAACCGCGCCACGGGCCGCTTCGGGCGCAACGCCGAACTGTTCAACGGGCGCGTGCTGCGCACCTCGCGCGAAGAGATCGTCCACGGCCTGCGGCGCATCGCGCAGACCGACAACGCCATCAAGAATTCCGAAGCCACGCCGCGCTTGCAGATGCAATATCTCATTGCCGAATTAACTTTGCCCGAAAGCGCCCGCTGGGGTATATTCGGATTTTAG
- the rpsT gene encoding 30S ribosomal protein S20: MANHKSAEKRIRQNERRNEVNRRNRSRLRTQVKALRTAIAAGDQGQAQTALKETVALIDKAIQKGVLHRNAAARYKSRLTVRVNQMTA, translated from the coding sequence ATGGCCAATCATAAGTCAGCCGAAAAGCGCATCCGTCAGAATGAGCGCCGCAACGAAGTCAACCGCCGCAACCGCAGCCGCCTGCGCACGCAGGTTAAGGCACTGCGCACGGCCATCGCCGCCGGCGATCAGGGACAAGCACAGACGGCGCTCAAAGAAACGGTGGCGTTGATCGATAAGGCGATTCAGAAAGGCGTTCTGCATCGCAACGCCGCGGCGCGCTACAAGTCGCGCCTGACGGTGCGCGTCAACCAGATGACCGCCTAG